A stretch of the Ptychodera flava strain L36383 chromosome 18, AS_Pfla_20210202, whole genome shotgun sequence genome encodes the following:
- the LOC139117235 gene encoding T-complex protein 1 subunit epsilon-like: MDQQAGTLAFDEFGRPFIIIRDMQQKRLSGLEATKSHILAGKAVANILKTSLGPKGLDKMMISPDGDVTVTNDGATILGQMDVEHQIAKLMVQLSRSQDDEIGDGTTGVVVLAGALLEQAEQLLDRGIHPIRIADGYDLASRIALQKIAEIGDSFPVDPNNKEPLIQTAMTSLGSKIINRCHRQMAEIAVDAILSVADFERRDVDFELIKVEGKVGGKLEDTMLVRGVIVDKDMSHPQMPKALKDVKMAILTCPFEPPKPKTKHKLDVTSVEDYQNLQEYEKKKFQDMVQQVKATGANLAICQWGFDDEANHLLLQNELPAVRWVGGPEIELIAIATGGRIVPRFEELSTEKLGKAGIVRELSFGTTKDRMLVIEECKNSRAVTIFIRGGNKMIIEEAKRSLHDALCVIRNLVRDNRIVYGGGAAEIACSLAVSQEADKISTIEQYAMRAFADALESIPMALAENSGSHPIRTLASVKSRQLKENNPRLGIDCLNKGTNDMKEQLVIETLLAKKQQISLATQLVRMILKIDDIRTPGDSGGY, translated from the exons ATGGACCAGCAAGCCGGAACGCTGGCTTTTGACGAATTTGGTCGTCCATTCATCATTATAAGGGATATGCAACAGAAGCGACTGAGTGGCCTGGAAGCGACGAAG TCACACATTTTAGCTGGTAAGGCAGTTGCAAATATTCTGAAGACATCTTTGGGACCAAAAG GATTGGATAAAATGATGATCAGCCCAGATGGTGATGTTACAGTAACCAATGACGGTGCAACAATTCTCGGTCAAATGGATGTTGAGCACCAGATAGCAAAACTAATGGTACAGCTCTCTCGATCGCAAGATGATGAAATTGGAGATGGTACAACTGGAGTTGTAG TGTTAGCTGGGGCTCTGCTGGAACAAGCTGAGCAGCTCTTGGATCGTGGTATACATCCCATACGCATTGCAGATGGCTATGATTTGGCGTCACGCATTGCACTGCAGAAAATCGCTGAAATAGGTGACAGCTTTCCAGTAGACCCTAATAACAAGGAACCACTGATACAGACAGCCATGACATCACTAGGATCAAAAAT AATCAACCGCTGTCATCGCCAAATGGCAGAGATTGCTGTAGACGCCATCCTGTCAGTCGCCGACTTTGAGCGCCGAGATGTTGACTTTGAACTCATCAAAGTGGAAGGGAAAGTTGGAGGTAAACTGGAAGATACCATGTTGGTTAGGGGTGTCATAGTTGACAAAGATATGAGCCACCCTCAAATGCCCAAG GCATTGAAAGATGTGAAGATGGCCATCCTGACCTGTCCCTTTGAGCCACCCAAGCCAAAGACCAAGCACAAGTTGGATGTCACCTCAGTGGAGGATTACCAGAACCTGCAGGAGTATGAGAAGAAAAAGTTCCAGGACATGGTACAGCAGGTGAAAGCCACAGGAGCTAACCTTGCAATATGTCAGTGGGGATTTGACGACGAGGCTAACCACCTACTGTTACAAAATGAACTGCCAGCAGTTCGCTGGGTAGGAGGACCTGAAATTGAA TTAATTGCAATCGCCACTGGCGGAAGAATTGTACCCCGCTTTGAAGAACTGTCCACTGAAAAGTTGGGCAAAGCCGGCATTGTTAGGGAATTATCATTCGGTACAACCAAGGACCGTATGTTAGTCATCGAAGAATGTAAAAATTCAAGAGCTGTAACAATATTTATTAGGGGTGGAAACAAAATG ATTATTGAAGAAGCCAAGCGTAGTTTACATGACGCCCTCTGTGTAATCCGTAATTTAGTCCGTGATAATCGTATTGTATATGGTGGCGGAGCTGCTGAAATTGCGTGTTCTCTCGCAGTTAGTCAAGAAGCTGATAAG ATTTCAACCATAGAACAGTATGCAATGAGAGCTTTTGCCGATGCTTTAGAAAGTATACCAATGGCATTAGCTGAGAACAGTGGATCACATCCAATCCGAACACTAGCTAGTGTCAAATCTAGAcaattgaaagaaaataatcCTAGGTTAGGCATTGACTGTCTGAACAAAGGCACAAACG ACATGAAGGAGCAGCTGGTGATAGAAACCCTGTTAGCCAAGAAACAACAGATCAGCCTAGCAACACAGCTTGTCAGGATGATCCTGAAGATAGATGACATCAGAACGCCGGGCGATTCCGGAGGATACTAG
- the LOC139117687 gene encoding uncharacterized protein yields the protein MTSLAQGICLCAVTGLLHSGVAEILVTAMVTVMYRVRDKHSIAMADYSRLTLIMAYNLLAGSKSEIEETFSRMYQAFVGNLSENISAVLISATSNEQFYEHELEMCKYHREIIYKVLLEESICYALDRESLVDEKRLCLFWRKFSKSYVWTNAKEICRTRSNEFMVVHRVSRVLRKCGQYQDLMLLSEGDDKAYTYTDKKLYGTMARRYGEPLFYSSNDVLNIRGRRFDYTLVLDGDTTVVPGLAHELLAIASANLQRGIIQPAIAMEVTSGDTLFMQLEKIRQQVNADIAHSMSEVLGQCGFFGKALIKNKIYIEKVIGYRDNLIEMVPVDILSHDTFEAAILKPLYAGNTYLLESPCFNYVTWNIRERRWNKGEILLGGYFWPTLVGKPMRWLRMRLEKDKYVDTRLRTVCHFDFISAIVSHSALRVMFMKPLLLVYLALQYNVQARHPFLSLAAVMLLVVLIPKIAILKWNNIHLVLVETLCAILQFTPETVVGTVRLMSAIKANLSKTNTWIPQRTVEEDFMKSNVFISSFKYLWGYSVFSAAVMMIIFLLKSRDLWILSLLFSLLTLPLFTAVTALRPYAKNTESNAVTA from the coding sequence ATGACGAGTCTCGCTCAGGGGATATGCCTGTGTGCTGTTACCGGACTTCTCCACAGCGGTGTCGCTGAAATTCTGGTCACTGCCATGGTCACCGTTATGTACCGTGTGCGGGACAAGCATTCAATCGCAATGGCCGACTACTCACGTCTCACCCTTATAATGGCGTATAACCTCTTGGCGGGAAGTAAATCTGAAATAGAAGAAACTTTCTCCCGGATGTACCAGGCCTTCGTCGGGAATCTCAGCGAGAACATATCGGCGGTGCTCATAAGTGCGACAAGTAACGAGCagttttatgaacatgaacttgaaatgtgTAAGTACCACAGAGAAATCATTTACAAAGTTCTGCTAGAAGAAAGCATATGTTACGCCCTCGACAGGGAGTCCTTGGTTGACGAAAAGAGgctgtgtttgttctggagaaagTTTTCAAAATCGTATGTGTGGACAAACGCCAAAGAGATCTGCCGAACTCGGTCCAACGAATTTATGGTTGTTCATCGAGTGAGCCGGGTCCTCCGTAAATGCGGACAGTACCAAGACTTGATGCTTCTCAGCGAAGGTGACGACAAGGCTTACACCTACACAGACAAAAAGCTGTACGGGACAATGGCGCGCCGTTATGGTGAACCGCTGTTTTACAGTTCTAACGATGTCCTAAACATTCGAGGTCGCCGATTCGATTATACTCTGGTCCTAGACGGTGACACGACGGTGGTTCCCGGATTGGCCCACGAGCTCCTGGCAATCGCTTCCGCTAATCTGCAGAGGGGTATCATTCAACCGGCAATAGCCATGGAAGTGACAAGCGGAGATACGCTTTTCATGCAACTTGAAAAGATTCGCCAACAGGTGAATGCTGACATCGCTCACAGTATGTCGGAAGTATTAGGACAGTGTGGGTTCTTCGGCAAAGCgctcataaaaaacaaaatttacatcgaaaaagTGATTGGATATCGTGATAACCTAATAGAGATGGTACCAGTTGACATTCTTAGCCATGATACATTTGAAGCAGCAATTTTAAAACCTCTGTACGCAGGCAATACTTATCTGTTGGAAAGCCCGTGTTTCAATTACGTCACCTGGAACATCCGGGAACGTCGGTGGAATAAAGGAGAGATCCTGCTGGGAGGGTATTTTTGGCCAACTCTGGTTGGAAAACCAATGCGGTGGTTACGAATGAGGCTTGAGAAAGACAAGTATGTGGATACTAGATTGAGAACTGTGtgccattttgattttatcaGTGCAATCGTGAGTCACTCAGCTCTCCGCGTCATGTTTATGAAACCACTTCTCTTAGTCTACCTTGCACTACAATACAACGTACAGGCGAGGCATCCTTTTCTTTCGCTGGCTGCCGTTATGTTACTGGTCGTCCTCATTCCAAAGATAGCCATTCTAAAGTGGAATAACATTCACTTAGTTCTGGTAGAGACACTTTGCGCAATATTACAGTTTACACCCGAGACTGTGGTCGGGACTGTGAGGCTAATGTCAGCAATAAAGGCCAACTTATCCAAAACAAACACTTGGATACCGCAGCGAACGGTGGAAGAAGATTTTATGAAGAGTAACGTCTTCATTTCCAGTTTCAAGTATCTGTGGGGTTACTCAGTTTTTAGCGCCGCTGTTATGATGATAATCTTTCTCTTGAAGAGCAGGGATCTTTGGATATTGTCACTCTTGTTTTCCCTTTTAACTCTGCCTTTGTTTACAGCAGTGACAGCTCTCCGACCCTATGCAAAGAACACCGAATCGAATGCCGTTACAGCGTAG
- the LOC139117688 gene encoding uncharacterized protein, whose protein sequence is MYKTGPSYAAVVFFTAWGLFTLLAVFLCALNINWAMTHVVQGVCLCVVTGLLHSSVAEILVTAMVTIIYRARGRRPSRKADYSRLTLIMAYNLLAGSISEIDETYHRMYQAFIGNLSENISAVLISATNNTKFYEHELEMCLYYRQAIYKVLLEESICYALDRESLVDEKRLCLFWRKFSKSYVWTNAKEICRTRSNEFMVVHRVSRVLRKCGQYQDLMLLSEGDDKAYTYTDKNLYGTMARRYGEPLFYSSNDVLNIRGRRFDYTLVLDGDTTVVPGLAHELLAIASANPERGIIQPAIAMEVASGDTLFMQLEKIRQQVNADIAHSMSEVLGQCGFFGKALIKNKIYIEKVIGYRDNLIEMVPVDILSHDTFEAAILKPLYAGNTYLLESPCFNYVTWNIRERRWNKGEILLGGYFWPTLVGKPMRWLRMRLQKDQYVDTRLRTVCHFDFISAIVSHSALRVMFMKPLLLVYLALQYNVQARHPFLSLAAVMLLVVVFPKIAILKWNNIHLVLVETLCAILQFTPETVVGTVRLMSAIKANLSKTNTWIPQRTVEEDFMKSNVFISSFKYLWGYSVFSAAVMMIIFLLKSRDLWILSLLFSLLTLPLFTAVTALRPYAGNTDSNAEEI, encoded by the coding sequence ATGTACAAGACAGGACCATCCTATGCCGCTGTAGTGTTTTTCACCGCATGGGGACTTTTCACTCTGCTGGCGGTATTTCTGTGTGCCCTGAATATCAATTGGGCGATGACACACGTTGTGCAGGGCGTATGCTTGTGTGTTGTCACCGGACTGCTCCACAGCAGTGTTGCTGAAATTCTGGTCACTGCCATGGTCACCATTATTTATCGTGCGAGGGGAAGACGGCCAAGCAGAAAGGCCGACTATTCCCGTTTGACTCTCATCATGGCCTATAACCTCTTGGCGGGTAGTATATCCGAGATAGACGAAACATATCACCGGATGTACCAGGCCTTTATCGGGAATCTTAGCGAGAATATTTCGGCCGTTCTCATAAGCGCAACAAATAACACCAAGTTCTATGAACATGAACTCGAAATGTGCCTGTACTACAGGCAGGCTATTTACAAAGTTTTGCTAGAAGAAAGCATTTGTTACGCCCTCGACAGGGAGTCCTTGGTTGACGAAAAGAGgctgtgtttgttctggagaaagTTTTCAAAATCGTACGTGTGGACAAACGCCAAAGAGATCTGCCGAACTCGATCCAACGAATTTATGGTTGTTCATCGAGTGAGCCGGGTCCTTCGTAAATGCGGACAGTACCAAGACTTGATGCTTCTCAGCGAAGGTGACGACAAGGCTTACACCTACACAGACAAAAACCTGTACGGTACAATGGCGCGGCGTTATGGTGAACCGCTGTTTTACAGTTCGAACGATGTCCTAAATATTCGAGGTCGTCGATTCGATTACACTCTTGTCCTAGACGGCGACACGACGGTGGTTCCCGGATTGGCCCACGAGCTCCTGGCAATCGCTTCCGCTAATCCGGAAAGAGGTATCATTCAACCGGCAATAGCCATGGAAGTGGCAAGCGGAGATACGCTTTTCATGCAACTTGAAAAGATTCGCCAACAGGTGAATGCTGATATCGCTCACAGTATGTCGGAAGTATTAGGACAGTGTGGATTCTTCGGCAAAGCgctcataaaaaacaaaatttacatcgaaaaagTGATTGGATATCGTGATAACCTAATAGAGATGGTACCAGTTGACATTCTAAGCCATGATACATTTGAAGCAGCAATTTTAAAACCTCTGTACGCAGGCAATACTTATCTGTTGGAAAGCCCGTGTTTCAATTACGTCACATGGAACATCCGGGAACGTCGGTGGAATAAAGGAGAGATCCTGTTGGGAGGGTATTTTTGGCCAACTCTGGTTGGAAAACCAATGCGGTGGTTACGAATGAGGCTTCAGAAAGACCAGTATGTGGATACTAGATTGAGAACTGTGtgccattttgattttatcaGTGCAATTGTGAGTCACTCAGCTCTCCGCGTCATGTTTATGAAACCACTTCTCTTAGTCTACCTTGCACTACAATATAACGTACAGGCGAGGCATCCTTTTCTTTCGCTGGCTGCCGTTATGTTACTGGTCGTCGTCTTTCCAAAGATAGCCATTCTAAAGTGGAATAACATTCACTTAGTTCTGGTAGAGACACTTTGCGCAATATTACAGTTTACACCCGAGACTGTGGTCGGGACTGTGAGGCTAATGTCAGCAATAAAGGCCAACTTATCCAAAACAAACACTTGGATACCGCAGCGAACGGTGGAAGAAGATTTTATGAAGAGTAACGTCTTCATTTCCAGTTTCAAGTATCTATGGGGTTACTCAGTTTTTAGCGCCGCTGTTATGATGATAATCTTTCTCTTGAAGAGCAGGGATCTTTGGATATTGTCACTCTTGTTTTCCCTTTTAACTCTGCCTTTGTTTACAGCAGTGACAGCTCTCCGACCGTACGCAGGGAACACAGATTCGAATGCTGAGGAAATATAA